A single region of the Candidatus Marinarcus aquaticus genome encodes:
- a CDS encoding TerB family tellurite resistance protein, with the protein MQLRSNEKFAFLELAHHLARVDGNYGENEYDIIQEYCAEMGIDDMIEYDEESFELESLLKEFKAKKSQKILLLELMILVHADDKFHFKEDELVNKIAEFYKMDKQILEHYSSWGKAVTALYNQGKLFLEE; encoded by the coding sequence ATGCAATTACGATCAAATGAGAAGTTTGCCTTTTTAGAATTGGCACATCATTTGGCCAGAGTAGATGGCAATTATGGAGAGAATGAGTACGATATTATCCAAGAGTATTGTGCAGAGATGGGTATTGATGACATGATAGAGTATGATGAAGAGTCATTTGAATTAGAATCACTGTTAAAAGAGTTTAAAGCCAAAAAGAGTCAAAAAATACTGCTTTTAGAGTTGATGATTTTGGTGCATGCGGATGATAAATTTCATTTCAAAGAGGATGAATTGGTCAATAAAATTGCAGAGTTTTATAAAATGGACAAACAAATTTTAGAACACTACTCTTCTTGGGGAAAAGCAGTCACGGCACTTTATAATCAAGGAAAACTTTTCTTAGAAGAGTAG
- a CDS encoding MarC family protein has translation MLPIEEYTKIFFGVLAIMGPFSALPIFVNLTVGKSTQEKNQLALHASFAGWIIALCSVWLGNSILNFFNISIPAFKVAGGILLLTLAINMINAKIPGAKQTPEELSEAKISNRDLAIVPLAIPLMMGPGAISTVIVFSHYGKAIGHLFMMSAIVSVLVLYIFISLRAAAYLSAKLGLIGINVISRIMGLILASIAVEFMASGLIQLFPVLAG, from the coding sequence ATGTTGCCTATTGAAGAATACACAAAAATATTTTTTGGTGTGTTGGCCATTATGGGACCTTTTTCTGCTTTGCCAATATTTGTGAATTTAACCGTTGGAAAATCAACTCAAGAGAAAAATCAATTGGCATTGCACGCCTCTTTTGCAGGTTGGATCATTGCGTTATGTTCTGTTTGGTTAGGAAATTCAATTTTAAATTTTTTCAATATCTCCATTCCCGCGTTTAAAGTTGCAGGGGGAATACTGCTTTTGACCTTGGCAATTAATATGATCAATGCAAAAATCCCTGGAGCCAAACAGACCCCAGAAGAGCTAAGTGAAGCGAAAATATCCAATCGAGACTTAGCAATTGTTCCTTTAGCAATTCCTTTGATGATGGGCCCAGGTGCTATTTCTACTGTGATTGTTTTTTCTCATTATGGAAAAGCTATTGGACACTTATTTATGATGAGTGCTATTGTGAGTGTTTTGGTTTTGTACATATTCATATCACTCAGAGCGGCGGCTTACTTATCGGCAAAATTGGGACTCATTGGTATTAATGTGATTTCAAGAATCATGGGATTGATTTTGGCTTCTATAGCCGTGGAGTTTATGGCAAGTGGTTTAATACAACTTTTTCCCGTTTTAGCAGGTTGA
- the hypE gene encoding hydrogenase expression/formation protein HypE translates to MTKTITLAHGNGGQENNELIGSIFYKAFKNDILAKSEDAAVIENGKLAFSTDSFTVSPLEFPGADIGKLAVCGTCNDLAMMGAQPKYMTCSVIIEEGFEVETLNRIVQSMKEELAKNGAKVVSGDTKVVPKGSVDKIFINTTGIGEIKKSGISSNSITSGDVILVSNSIGQHGATIFAAREGIDMSSNLQSDCASLWPVVEKLIDSGVQITALRDATRGGVNAVLNEWANQSNVCIEVEETKVPVCDEVNGICELLGFEAMSLANEGTFVLAIPKEDAQKALEVLHSCEVAKEAAMIGTVTHQYDKKVVLHSAWGTKRFLETPTGELLPRIC, encoded by the coding sequence ATGACAAAAACAATCACACTTGCGCATGGTAATGGTGGACAAGAGAACAATGAACTCATTGGCTCAATTTTTTATAAAGCATTTAAAAATGATATTTTAGCCAAAAGCGAAGATGCAGCAGTAATTGAAAATGGCAAATTGGCGTTTTCAACGGACTCTTTTACGGTAAGTCCTCTTGAGTTTCCAGGGGCTGATATTGGAAAATTAGCTGTATGTGGTACATGTAATGATTTAGCCATGATGGGCGCACAACCTAAATACATGACCTGTTCAGTCATTATTGAAGAGGGGTTTGAAGTTGAAACACTCAATCGAATCGTTCAATCCATGAAAGAGGAGCTTGCTAAAAATGGTGCTAAGGTTGTAAGTGGGGATACAAAAGTAGTACCCAAAGGCAGTGTGGATAAAATCTTTATCAATACCACGGGTATTGGTGAAATCAAAAAATCAGGTATCTCTTCAAACAGTATTACAAGCGGTGATGTGATTTTAGTCTCAAACTCTATTGGTCAACATGGGGCGACTATTTTTGCTGCACGAGAAGGGATTGATATGAGCTCTAACTTACAATCTGATTGTGCTTCATTGTGGCCAGTGGTTGAAAAACTTATTGATAGTGGGGTTCAAATAACAGCTTTACGAGATGCCACACGAGGTGGAGTGAATGCAGTTTTAAATGAGTGGGCAAATCAGTCCAATGTTTGTATAGAAGTTGAAGAGACAAAAGTGCCTGTGTGTGATGAAGTGAATGGTATTTGTGAACTGCTTGGTTTTGAAGCCATGAGTTTGGCTAATGAGGGTACGTTTGTTTTAGCCATACCCAAAGAGGATGCTCAAAAAGCTTTAGAGGTTCTTCACAGTTGTGAAGTTGCTAAAGAGGCGGCAATGATTGGAACGGTCACACACCAATATGATAAAAAAGTGGTACTGCACTCAGCGTGGGGAACAAAACGATTTTTAGAGACACCTACGGGAGAACTCTTGCCACGAATTTGCTGA
- the hypA gene encoding hydrogenase/urease nickel incorporation protein HypA: MHEYSIVQSLLESCEEHAKANDAQSISKVVVKIGVLSGVEPDLLETAFNTFKEKTICHNADFIINVQDIVIKCHDCNTTSTLKKREFHCPKCQSINIDVTDGEEMYLMSLEME, encoded by the coding sequence ATGCATGAATACTCAATTGTTCAATCGCTCTTAGAGAGTTGTGAAGAGCATGCTAAAGCCAATGATGCGCAATCAATCTCAAAAGTGGTGGTAAAAATCGGCGTATTAAGTGGAGTTGAACCCGATTTACTTGAAACTGCTTTTAACACGTTTAAAGAAAAGACCATTTGTCATAATGCTGATTTTATTATAAATGTCCAAGATATTGTCATAAAATGCCATGATTGTAATACCACCTCGACCTTGAAAAAACGAGAGTTTCATTGTCCCAAATGTCAAAGTATTAATATAGATGTCACGGATGGGGAAGAGATGTATTTAATGTCCTTAGAGATGGAGTAA
- a CDS encoding primosomal protein N', translating into MSQIFYYEIALLKSPLEPLTYEFNEPLNLGQKVRVKLARRKNLMDGVVVKEVPQPDFKCSIIEEVSEAYYDTTMLQTAKFIASYYICSLGEALSLYTPFNQTPSVVSKTFESKIELSNEQEKAFEFLEQNKQALLFANTGSGKTEIYIKTIEKHLNENQQAILLMPEISLTPQMQKRLEKVFGDAVAIWHSKVTKKRKEQIIEGLHNGEIKLIAGARSALFLPYSRLGLIMVDEEHDESYKSDQKPRLNVKDLTIYMAKQFGYQLILGSATPSISSFHKLPYIRITKTYFQSQKVLTFYDSQFALNDEVKDKITRVLQQNQQVIVFLPTRANYKYQVCSSCGKSVECPYCSVSMSLHKNALALKCHYCGYTQQIPQSCPSCGTGIIHNLRVGTAQIEEELQTLFASKTVMRFDRDSITTDSKLKAVLNDFNDEKIDILVGTQMLSKGHDYHNVTLAIVLGIDSILNMNSYKARERALSLLIQIAGRSGRKGFGEVMVQTKNADFFEYYMQENDYEQFLKDELVFREDLYPPFFKMAKVVFAHTNGLKAKEEMQYYVKQFAVIKEVEVVGSGESAVFKIANKYRYEIILRSSNIKALIQTLHSVTSAMAVIDMDTIK; encoded by the coding sequence TTGAGTCAAATATTTTATTATGAAATTGCACTGTTAAAATCCCCGCTAGAACCTTTAACGTATGAGTTTAACGAACCTTTGAACTTGGGACAAAAAGTAAGAGTGAAATTAGCACGTCGTAAAAACCTTATGGATGGAGTTGTTGTAAAAGAGGTGCCACAACCTGATTTTAAATGCTCAATTATTGAAGAGGTGAGTGAAGCGTATTATGATACTACGATGCTTCAAACAGCTAAGTTTATTGCTTCTTATTATATTTGTTCATTGGGCGAAGCATTGAGTCTTTATACGCCATTTAACCAAACACCTAGTGTGGTATCAAAAACGTTTGAAAGTAAGATTGAACTCTCAAATGAACAAGAAAAAGCCTTTGAGTTTTTAGAACAAAATAAACAGGCACTTCTGTTTGCAAACACCGGAAGTGGTAAGACTGAAATTTACATCAAAACCATTGAAAAACATCTCAATGAGAACCAACAAGCCATCTTACTTATGCCTGAAATCTCTTTAACACCTCAAATGCAAAAACGTTTGGAGAAGGTTTTTGGAGATGCCGTTGCGATTTGGCACTCCAAAGTAACCAAAAAACGAAAAGAACAGATCATTGAAGGGTTGCATAATGGAGAAATCAAGCTCATTGCTGGTGCACGTTCAGCTCTTTTTTTGCCTTACAGTCGTTTGGGTTTGATTATGGTGGATGAAGAGCATGATGAGTCCTATAAATCCGATCAAAAACCGCGACTCAATGTCAAGGATTTAACGATTTACATGGCCAAACAGTTTGGCTATCAGTTGATTTTAGGAAGTGCAACGCCTTCGATCTCCTCTTTTCATAAGTTGCCTTATATCAGAATCACTAAGACCTATTTTCAAAGCCAAAAAGTGTTGACTTTTTATGATTCACAGTTTGCACTCAATGATGAAGTCAAAGATAAAATCACGCGAGTTTTACAACAAAACCAACAGGTGATTGTTTTTTTGCCAACGCGTGCAAACTATAAGTATCAAGTCTGCTCTTCATGTGGGAAAAGTGTGGAGTGTCCCTATTGTTCTGTCTCTATGAGTTTGCATAAAAATGCTTTAGCCTTGAAGTGTCATTATTGTGGTTATACCCAACAAATACCACAAAGCTGCCCTTCTTGTGGTACAGGTATTATCCACAATCTGCGTGTGGGTACAGCACAAATTGAAGAGGAGTTGCAAACCCTTTTTGCAAGCAAGACGGTTATGCGGTTTGACCGTGACTCAATTACGACTGACAGTAAACTCAAAGCCGTACTCAATGATTTTAATGATGAAAAAATTGATATTTTAGTGGGAACACAAATGCTCTCTAAAGGGCACGATTATCATAACGTAACCCTTGCAATTGTTTTGGGCATTGATTCCATTTTAAATATGAATTCGTATAAAGCCAGAGAACGAGCATTGTCTTTGCTCATACAGATTGCAGGACGAAGTGGACGTAAAGGGTTTGGCGAGGTGATGGTACAAACCAAAAATGCAGATTTCTTTGAGTATTACATGCAAGAGAATGATTATGAACAGTTCTTAAAAGATGAATTAGTGTTTCGTGAAGATTTGTACCCTCCCTTTTTTAAAATGGCCAAAGTAGTGTTTGCGCATACCAATGGCTTAAAAGCGAAAGAAGAAATGCAGTATTATGTGAAACAGTTTGCAGTCATTAAAGAGGTTGAAGTGGTGGGTTCAGGTGAGAGCGCGGTGTTTAAAATTGCCAATAAGTACCGTTATGAAATTATTTTACGCTCATCTAATATCAAAGCCTTAATCCAGACACTGCACAGTGTCACTTCGGCAATGGCTGTCATTGATATGGACACCATAAAATAA
- a CDS encoding NAD(P)-dependent oxidoreductase, whose protein sequence is MADLIKTIGFIGVGVMGKSMVRNLMKKGYRVTIYARTKEKVQDVIDDGALFCESIKACVKNKDAVITIVGYPKDVEEVYFSQEGVLNSAAKGTYLIDMTTTTPSLSVKISEEAQTKGLKALDAPVSGGDTGALNATLSIMVGGDKTDFETCKPVFEAMGTTIIYEGQAGSGQHTKMANQIAIAGIMAGVSEAIAYGNKVGLDIPTMIDSIKNGAAQSWHMTNNAPKMHKREFEPGFYIKHMVKDLKIANEEVANLKVLEDVLEMYETLEKKGDGDLGTQALCKYYEK, encoded by the coding sequence ATGGCTGACTTAATAAAAACTATTGGATTTATAGGCGTTGGTGTAATGGGAAAATCAATGGTGAGAAACCTTATGAAAAAAGGTTACCGTGTCACTATTTATGCTCGAACTAAAGAGAAAGTTCAAGATGTTATTGATGATGGAGCGCTGTTTTGTGAAAGCATCAAAGCATGTGTAAAGAACAAAGATGCTGTGATTACGATTGTTGGATATCCTAAAGATGTGGAGGAGGTTTATTTTTCACAAGAGGGTGTACTCAACAGTGCAGCAAAGGGTACCTATTTGATTGATATGACCACAACAACTCCAAGTCTCTCTGTTAAAATCAGTGAAGAGGCACAAACAAAAGGATTAAAAGCTTTAGATGCGCCTGTTTCAGGTGGAGATACGGGTGCTTTAAATGCCACTCTTTCTATCATGGTAGGTGGAGATAAAACGGACTTTGAAACGTGTAAACCTGTGTTTGAAGCCATGGGTACAACCATCATTTATGAAGGTCAAGCAGGAAGTGGTCAACACACCAAAATGGCCAATCAAATTGCTATTGCAGGCATTATGGCAGGTGTGAGTGAAGCCATTGCTTATGGAAACAAAGTTGGTTTAGATATTCCAACCATGATAGACAGCATTAAAAATGGTGCAGCACAAAGTTGGCATATGACAAACAATGCTCCAAAGATGCACAAAAGAGAGTTTGAACCGGGATTTTATATCAAGCACATGGTGAAAGATTTAAAAATTGCCAATGAAGAGGTAGCAAATCTCAAAGTCTTAGAGGACGTTTTAGAGATGTATGAGACCTTAGAAAAAAAAGGTGATGGTGATTTAGGGACACAAGCACTCTGTAAATATTATGAAAAGTAA
- the hypB gene encoding hydrogenase nickel incorporation protein HypB, translating into MCKDCGCSITDHHHHDHDHEHHHHDHDHHSHEHQNAHETLHHNPQLNDSKTISVIKKILDKNDHEAAHNRAHFDNHKVLGINLMSSPGSGKTTLLEHLADIADFKFGVVEGDLETNKDADRLIKKGIKAVQIQTGSACHLDAFMVHKGLHDMPLDDLDVCFVENVGNLVCPASYDVGTHLNIVLVSIPEGEDKIIKYPVMFRSADLILITKTDLLPHFDYDIEAEKANARKLKPNVDILEVSTKDEKSLQRVVDWIKFKMNHRG; encoded by the coding sequence ATGTGCAAAGATTGCGGTTGCAGTATTACTGACCATCATCACCACGACCATGACCATGAACACCATCATCATGACCATGACCATCACTCTCATGAGCACCAAAATGCTCACGAAACCTTACACCATAATCCACAACTGAATGACTCAAAAACCATCTCAGTGATTAAGAAGATTTTGGATAAAAATGACCATGAAGCAGCACATAACCGTGCACATTTCGATAACCATAAAGTTTTGGGTATTAACCTGATGTCCAGTCCAGGAAGTGGAAAGACAACCCTACTTGAACATTTAGCTGATATTGCTGATTTTAAGTTTGGTGTGGTTGAAGGGGATTTAGAGACAAATAAAGACGCCGACAGATTGATTAAAAAAGGCATCAAAGCTGTACAAATTCAAACAGGAAGTGCCTGTCACTTGGATGCTTTTATGGTGCATAAAGGTCTGCATGATATGCCTTTAGATGATTTGGATGTATGTTTTGTTGAGAATGTTGGAAACTTAGTTTGTCCTGCAAGTTATGATGTGGGAACACATTTGAATATTGTACTAGTAAGCATCCCTGAAGGTGAAGATAAAATCATCAAATACCCAGTTATGTTCAGAAGTGCTGATTTGATTTTAATCACTAAAACCGATTTATTGCCTCATTTTGATTATGACATTGAAGCAGAGAAAGCCAATGCCAGAAAACTCAAACCCAATGTGGATATCTTAGAAGTATCAACCAAAGATGAAAAAAGTCTTCAACGTGTAGTTGACTGGATTAAATTTAAAATGAATCATCGAGGATAG
- a CDS encoding tetrahydrodipicolinate N-succinyltransferase N-terminal domain-containing protein gives MIFTKEEFKAKVEEIQSQSWYRNPIGFGLARVDRGQKNPEKILQATFPVVNWEENYGSAAVFLNALKEAGAAVDTTKTELVCEVSDAFVESCIETFRPYIPEAKGEEHKNVQVLSQLASLPLSSGLNADNFKVVFIFEDAVVESVEAAYLKLYALSSGKAKLRSLNLNGIFGALHNCAWTGSTPIELDWLRENEIALKLSNKYPEITMVDKFPRFLSHVIPADNTRILETSKVRFGAQLAAGTTVMPGAAYINFNAGTEGVVMVEGRISSSAVVGAGSDVGGGASILGVLSGTDGVPVSIGENTLLGANSCTGTAIGDGCILDAGVTILPGTKITLSEKAVAAIQEINPDKEIKPLMRGMDFLGVNGVHFRQNSVNGQIIAMRSTREIKLNADLH, from the coding sequence ATGATATTTACTAAAGAAGAATTCAAAGCAAAAGTAGAAGAGATTCAATCTCAAAGCTGGTACAGAAACCCTATTGGGTTTGGTTTAGCAAGAGTTGATCGAGGACAAAAAAATCCTGAAAAAATTTTACAAGCTACTTTTCCTGTTGTAAACTGGGAAGAAAATTATGGAAGTGCAGCAGTGTTTTTAAATGCACTTAAAGAAGCAGGTGCAGCTGTCGATACAACAAAAACAGAACTTGTATGTGAAGTGAGTGATGCATTTGTAGAGAGTTGTATCGAAACATTCAGACCATATATTCCTGAAGCAAAAGGTGAAGAGCATAAAAATGTTCAAGTACTTTCTCAATTGGCTTCATTGCCTTTATCATCTGGTTTGAATGCTGACAATTTCAAAGTGGTATTTATTTTTGAAGATGCGGTGGTTGAATCAGTTGAAGCAGCATACTTAAAACTGTATGCACTTTCATCTGGAAAAGCAAAATTAAGAAGTTTAAACCTCAATGGTATTTTTGGTGCACTTCATAACTGCGCATGGACTGGTTCAACTCCAATTGAGTTAGATTGGTTAAGAGAGAATGAAATTGCTCTTAAATTGTCAAACAAATACCCTGAAATCACAATGGTAGATAAATTCCCAAGATTCCTATCTCACGTTATTCCTGCAGATAACACAAGAATTTTAGAGACATCAAAAGTACGATTTGGTGCACAATTAGCTGCAGGAACTACGGTAATGCCAGGTGCTGCATATATCAACTTTAATGCGGGTACTGAAGGTGTTGTTATGGTTGAAGGACGAATCTCTTCTTCAGCTGTTGTGGGTGCTGGATCAGACGTTGGTGGTGGAGCATCTATTCTTGGTGTTCTTTCAGGAACAGACGGAGTGCCTGTATCAATTGGTGAAAACACACTTCTTGGAGCTAACTCTTGTACAGGTACAGCAATCGGTGATGGTTGTATTTTAGATGCGGGTGTAACTATTTTACCAGGAACAAAAATCACACTTTCTGAAAAAGCAGTGGCTGCTATTCAAGAGATTAATCCAGACAAAGAGATCAAACCATTGATGAGAGGTATGGATTTCTTAGGTGTGAATGGGGTTCACTTCAGACAAAACTCTGTAAATGGTCAAATCATTGCAATGAGAAGTACGCGAGAAATAAAACTCAACGCTGATTTACACTAA
- a CDS encoding type II secretion system protein, with protein MKKAFSLLEIIFVLVIIALIFTFAIRNNQAFFSNSTMIKIKSDVALIRSAIASKVHARMLKAQEQFPQRLDDAALNTEGALLFSGIKGEKLLDYPLVSTSSYERQIGQWSKKTQKSYEVWINKEESVQFTYDSNKGTFECDYTQNSCKEVD; from the coding sequence ATGAAAAAAGCCTTTTCCCTACTTGAAATCATCTTTGTATTGGTTATCATTGCTTTGATATTCACTTTTGCCATTCGAAACAATCAAGCATTTTTTTCCAATTCAACCATGATAAAAATTAAAAGCGATGTGGCACTGATTCGAAGTGCCATCGCTTCAAAAGTGCATGCACGTATGCTCAAAGCACAAGAGCAGTTTCCTCAACGCTTGGATGATGCAGCACTCAATACAGAAGGTGCACTTTTGTTTAGTGGCATAAAAGGTGAAAAGTTGTTAGATTATCCCTTGGTATCCACCAGTTCTTATGAGAGACAAATAGGGCAGTGGAGCAAAAAAACTCAAAAGAGTTATGAGGTATGGATCAATAAAGAGGAGTCAGTGCAGTTTACTTATGACTCCAATAAAGGAACGTTTGAGTGCGACTACACTCAAAACAGTTGCAAGGAAGTTGATTGA
- the hypD gene encoding hydrogenase formation protein HypD, protein MSELKLKDLYDGFRDPQAIQALAKLIDQEAQKLNKSIGIMEVCGGHTHSIMKFGLNQLLPKSIRFIHGPGCPVCVMPKERIDHAYALSMQDGVILVTLGDMIKVPGSKGSLQDARANGADVRFVYSPMECIKIALENPDKKVIFFAIGFETTTPMTSALIHQVLNKKITNILFHINHITVPEPMRVLLDDENSIDAFIGPSHVSVITGSKIYEEFPRDYGKPVVVSGFEPVDVMQSVLMILKQFNENRCELETQYTRSVTRDGNFQAQKLNELYFTKREHFRWRGIGDIPSSAYRLKDEFSNIDAEVIYKDILPNESIDDHKLCICGDILKGKANPKDCKVFGKGCNPSNPLGSCMVSSEGACSAYYKYGNLI, encoded by the coding sequence ATGAGCGAATTAAAGTTAAAAGATCTCTATGATGGTTTCAGAGACCCGCAAGCCATTCAAGCCTTGGCGAAACTCATTGACCAAGAGGCACAAAAACTCAACAAATCGATTGGCATTATGGAGGTATGTGGCGGGCATACGCACTCTATTATGAAGTTTGGTTTAAACCAACTCTTGCCTAAAAGCATACGTTTTATTCATGGTCCGGGGTGTCCTGTTTGTGTGATGCCAAAAGAGAGAATTGACCATGCGTATGCACTTTCGATGCAAGATGGCGTGATTTTAGTTACATTGGGTGATATGATAAAAGTACCAGGAAGTAAAGGAAGTCTTCAAGATGCCAGGGCCAATGGTGCAGATGTTCGATTTGTTTACTCTCCGATGGAGTGTATTAAAATTGCTTTAGAAAACCCCGATAAAAAAGTCATCTTTTTTGCCATTGGATTTGAGACCACGACTCCTATGACCAGTGCATTGATTCATCAAGTATTGAATAAAAAAATCACTAATATTCTCTTTCATATCAATCACATCACCGTACCTGAGCCTATGAGAGTCTTGCTGGATGATGAAAACAGTATTGATGCTTTTATAGGGCCCAGTCATGTCAGTGTAATCACTGGAAGTAAAATCTATGAAGAGTTTCCACGAGATTATGGCAAACCTGTTGTTGTAAGTGGCTTTGAACCTGTGGATGTGATGCAATCGGTGTTGATGATTTTAAAACAGTTCAATGAAAACCGATGCGAACTGGAAACGCAATATACAAGAAGTGTGACACGTGATGGAAACTTTCAAGCACAAAAACTCAATGAACTTTACTTTACAAAGCGTGAGCATTTCAGATGGAGGGGTATCGGAGATATCCCAAGCAGTGCTTACAGACTAAAAGATGAGTTTTCCAACATTGATGCAGAAGTCATTTATAAAGATATCTTACCCAATGAGAGTATTGATGACCATAAACTTTGTATTTGTGGCGATATTTTAAAAGGCAAAGCCAATCCCAAAGATTGTAAAGTTTTTGGAAAAGGGTGCAATCCAAGTAATCCATTGGGAAGCTGTATGGTGAGTAGTGAAGGGGCTTGCAGTGCTTATTATAAATACGGAAATCTCATCTAA
- a CDS encoding HypC/HybG/HupF family hydrogenase formation chaperone, producing MCLSIPSKITKIDKETNIATVDTMGVEREASLDLIDQEVQIGDYVLIHIGFAMNKIDEEDALESLKIYREIIDKMEEEDRLAAIAESDNCPSRA from the coding sequence ATGTGCCTTTCAATACCTTCAAAAATTACTAAGATTGATAAAGAGACCAATATTGCTACTGTTGATACCATGGGAGTAGAGAGAGAAGCCAGCTTGGATTTGATTGACCAAGAGGTTCAAATTGGGGATTATGTTTTGATTCACATTGGATTTGCCATGAATAAAATCGATGAAGAGGATGCATTAGAGAGTCTGAAAATCTATCGTGAAATCATTGATAAAATGGAAGAAGAAGACCGTCTGGCTGCCATAGCTGAGTCGGACAACTGCCCAAGCAGAGCATAA
- a CDS encoding ankyrin repeat domain-containing protein: MRMILFGVSCAALLLTGCSNKNLEQGSAQQIANINQSDEKNNLALHDAIRAKDAKSAQLLIQANANIDIKDEFGNTPLHLTAVYNQEEIAKALIQKSATVNTQDNYGDTPLIDATRNNYFKIARLLVCNDAQRGAQDKNGLTPLHYASQVKNADMVELLLSSNLDVFCQDTLIIEMNALEDSTQKSVQICGTLKEGVASKITVDITTAMNEPVQTLDATINSEEKLWCTPMSNELPLETYNIKAVAVDKAEHSSEVTSTLNIIENISLPEAFNEPAMDVSNEANTDITNETANTTLSDEIYVSLNTALAEDLKTWDASFDKESLSIVFNAKNTFFERGYSQIPAVYQELLAEFFPKLIAGLKPFEGRVKVLIQGHSSSTFDSTNDENIKFMKNEILSQKRAQNVYDYLKALQNDVIINNQAFIEKDVTPIAKSSLQTAKNEDLSENFEHSRRVDFKIEVLNEETKLPEGFEPVAPSKADEATGIEEIDLLQ, from the coding sequence ATGAGAATGATTCTATTTGGAGTATCATGTGCAGCACTTTTACTCACTGGTTGCAGTAATAAAAATTTGGAACAAGGCAGCGCACAACAAATAGCCAATATCAATCAATCGGATGAAAAAAATAATTTGGCTTTACACGATGCCATTCGAGCCAAAGATGCAAAGAGTGCGCAACTGTTGATTCAAGCCAATGCCAACATTGATATAAAAGATGAATTTGGAAATACCCCTTTACATTTAACGGCTGTTTATAACCAAGAAGAGATTGCAAAAGCTTTGATTCAAAAGAGCGCAACGGTGAACACTCAAGACAATTATGGGGATACACCACTCATTGATGCTACACGAAACAATTATTTTAAAATAGCACGTCTTTTAGTCTGTAATGATGCACAAAGAGGTGCCCAAGATAAAAACGGTCTGACTCCTTTACATTACGCTTCACAAGTAAAAAATGCCGATATGGTTGAGTTGCTTTTGAGTTCAAACTTGGATGTTTTTTGTCAAGATACACTTATAATTGAGATGAACGCGTTAGAAGACTCTACACAAAAAAGTGTTCAAATTTGTGGAACGCTTAAAGAAGGAGTAGCATCTAAGATTACAGTGGATATTACCACCGCCATGAATGAACCCGTACAAACATTGGATGCAACCATCAACAGTGAAGAGAAGTTATGGTGTACTCCTATGAGCAATGAATTGCCTTTAGAAACATACAACATCAAAGCAGTTGCAGTGGATAAAGCCGAACACAGCAGTGAAGTAACAAGCACGCTTAATATTATTGAGAATATTTCACTGCCAGAAGCCTTCAATGAACCCGCAATGGATGTCTCAAATGAAGCAAACACCGATATTACAAATGAAACTGCAAACACGACTCTTTCAGATGAGATATATGTTTCGTTAAACACGGCATTGGCTGAGGATTTAAAAACGTGGGATGCTTCATTTGATAAAGAGAGTTTGAGTATTGTATTTAATGCAAAAAATACCTTCTTTGAGAGAGGATACTCGCAAATTCCTGCAGTGTATCAAGAGTTACTTGCTGAGTTCTTCCCCAAACTCATTGCTGGGTTAAAACCCTTTGAAGGAAGAGTAAAAGTGCTTATACAAGGACACAGTTCTTCGACATTTGATTCAACCAATGATGAAAACATTAAATTCATGAAAAATGAAATTCTTTCACAAAAAAGAGCACAAAATGTGTATGATTATCTGAAAGCTTTACAGAATGATGTGATCATCAACAATCAAGCATTTATTGAAAAAGATGTTACCCCTATTGCCAAATCATCACTGCAAACGGCTAAAAATGAAGATTTAAGTGAAAATTTTGAGCATTCTAGACGAGTTGATTTTAAAATTGAAGTTTTAAACGAAGAGACAAAACTTCCTGAAGGTTTTGAACCAGTCGCTCCTTCAAAAGCTGATGAAGCCACGGGTATTGAGGAGATTGATCTGCTTCAATAA